In the Helianthus annuus cultivar XRQ/B chromosome 11, HanXRQr2.0-SUNRISE, whole genome shotgun sequence genome, one interval contains:
- the LOC110891223 gene encoding kinesin-like protein KIN-5D has product MDNTKSYQQRRGSFVPLSPTQMLWSSENGTSNKDDKEKGVNVQVVLRCRPLSDDDVRAKTPAAVTCNEDKQEVIVTQNTGNKQSDKTFCFDKVFGPGTKQKDLYDQVVAPIVKEALEGYNWTIFAYGQTGTGKTYTMEGEGGKTKNGEFHEDVGVIPRAVEQLFNILEAQNADYSMKVTYIELYNEEITDLLAPDEKSKKHISLMEDGKGAVFMRGLEEELVSSADEIYRILEKGSSRKHTAETLINTQSNRSHSLFTITIQIKENTSDGVEIIKCGKLNLVDLAGSENILRSGAREGRAREAGEINKSLLTLGRVINALVDHSGHVPYRDSKLTRLLRDSLGGKTKTCIIATVSLSIHSLEETQNTLDYAYRAKSIKNRPEVNHKATKSVVVKELYTEINSLKQELHATREKNGIYIPHDRYLSEEAAKKEMAEKLELKSKELLNLQELFFYQQKLTTELSQQLENTQRELQESKKDVTGLNHKLKQANAMIKEKENLILNLLGSEKTLTERAVELHSELENATSEVSGLFAKIEHKNHIEEGNKMLIRSFQTLLAQHLDVLHQIIVSSVAHQEQQLNAIEEHMKSFLNEQDKANEELQMRVKKVKDVFTGGIQSLAELATEFSGHSKTAFDNINSEVVEHSSALTELIRGASVKVGDILVDLHSNLNEQEQSISSFWQRQHESQLRAYQTTQSASSITVNFFKTLSKDIFTVIQTVEEARTIYDQKLSEFKKKFEDYADAEDKQLLDKMAELLANSNTKKKQMVQTELDDISGYIGSKTYTLHNKMSNMHALTSSTEDEFTSFVGKIKKHYDEDENSIQNGKIGLTSMLQSWITKARMGDQHWRQVQESLSGLQKRHIESVDSKIKGALETNQTVYTRFSSMASSTLEEVDIAQSGSLTSIEYLLRFNHEENEGINSLTRISRDAMKVMETAHSDKITEITKDVEKCLINDYKVDDSVFSTPNICKKSNKVNTEEFKTPPFEVLMDAFRKAQSEKQENGDLNAISIGATNGSYSRAYST; this is encoded by the exons ATGGATAATACGAAGTCGTATCAACAGAGACGAGGGAGTTTCGTCCCTCTATCGCCAACACAAATGCTCTGGTCGAGTGAAAATGGTACAAGTAACAAAGATGACAAAGAGAAAGGCGTTAATGTGCAAGTTGTTCTGCGTTGCAG GCCACTTAGTGACGATGACGTGAGGGCAAAGACACCTGCTGCGGTTACATGTAACGAGGATAAACAAGAAGTAATCGTTACTCAAAACACGGGTAATAAGCAGTCAGATAAAACGTTTTGTTTCGATAAG GTGTTCGGTCCGGGCACAAAACAAAAGGATTTGTATGATCAAGTGGTTGCTCCAATAGTTAAAGAAGCTCTTGAGGGTTACAATTGGACGATTTTTGCTTATGGGCAAACGGGTACCGGAAAAACTTATACAATGGAAGGTGAAGGTGGAAAAACAAAG AATGGAGAGTTTCACGAGGACGTTGGAGTTATTCCAAGAGCCGTTGAGCAACTTTTTAACATTCTCGAAGCTCAAAACGCAGACTACAGCATGAAAGTGACGTATATCGAGCTTTATAACGAGGAAATAACAGATCTTTTAGCTCCTGACGAAAAGTCGAAAAAACACATATCTTTAATGGAAGACGGGAAAGGTGCGGTTTTCATGCGAGGGTTAGAAGAGGAACTCGTATCTAGTGCAGATGAAATATACCGAATCTTGGAAAAGGGTTCGTCAAGAAAACACACGGCTGAAACACTTATCAACACACAGAGTAACCGATCGCATTCGTTATTTACCATCACTATTCAAATTAAGGAAAATACTTCAGATGGGGTGGAGATAATCAAATGTGGAAAGCTAAATCTTGTGGATCTTGCTGGTTCCGAAAATATATTACGTTCTGGTGCAAGGGAG GGAAGAGCAAGGGAAGCCGGTGAGATCAACAAGAGCTTGCTTACTCTCGGGCGTGTAATAAATGCACTGGTCGACCACTCGGGACATGTTCCATACAG GGATAGCAAATTAACAAGGTTATTAAGAGATTCCTTAGGAGGGAAAACAAAAACATGCATAATAGCTACCGTGTCACTTTCTATCCACTCCCTCGAAGAAACACAAAACACGCTGGATTATGCGTACCGCGCTAAAAGCATCAAGAATAGACCAGAG GTTAATCATAAGGCGACAAAATCAGTAGTCGTTAAAGAACTCTACACGGAAATCAACAGTCTCAAGCAAG AACTGCATGCCACGAGGGAGAAAAATGGCATATATATACCGCATGATCGTTACCTGAGTGAAGAAGCTGCCAAGAAG GAAATGGCTGAGAAGTTAGAACTAAAAAGTAAG GAACTATTGAATCTTCAAGAACTCTTCTTTTATCAACAAAAGTTGACTACAGAATTAAGTCAACAACTTGAAAACACTCAG AGAGAACTCCAGGAAAGCAAGAAAGATGTGACGGGGCTAAACCATAAATTAAAACAGGCGAATGCGAtgataaaagagaaagaaaaTCTTATACTCAATCTTCTTGGATCTG AAAAAACACTCACTGAAAGAGCGGTTGAGCTACATAGTGAGCTTGAGAATGCAACATCAGAGGTATCCGGCTTGTTCGCGAAAATCG AGCACAAGAACCACATAGAAGAAGGAAATAAAATGCTAATCCGGAGCTTCCAAACACTATTAGCTCAACATCTCGACGTTCTTCACCAGATTATCGTTTCTTCTGTGGCACACCAAGAGCAACAATTAAATGCAATCGAAGAACATATGAAATCGTTCTTAAATGAGCAGGACAAG GCTAATGAAGAGCTTCAAATGCGCGTAAAAAAGGTTAAGGATGTATTTACGGGTGGAATTCAATCTCTGGCTGAACTAGCTACGGAGTTCAGTGGCCATTCAAAGACGGCATTCGACAACATAAATTCGGAAGTTGTTGAGCATTCGTCTGCCCTTACAGAA TTGATTAGAGGAGCTTCAGTCAAAGTCGGTGACATACTTGTTGATTTGCATAGTAACCTTAACGAACAAGAGCAAAGTATATCTTCATTTTGGCAACGACAACATGAG AGCCAGTTGAGAGCATATCAGACAACTCAATCGGCATCTAGTATTACTGTTAACTTCTTCAAGACTCTGAGCAAGGACATCTTCACAGTGATTCAAACGGTGGAAGAAGCACGAACTATATACGACCAGAAATTAAGCGAATTCAAGAAAAAGTTTGAG GACTATGCCGATGCTGAAGACAAACAACTGTTGGACAAAATGGCAGAACTTTTAGCAAATTCAAACACTAAAAAGAAACAAATG GTTCAAACCGAACTAGATGATATTAGCGGTTATATCGGCAGCAAAACCTACACGCTTCATAACAAGATGTCAAACATGCATGCTCTCACTTCCTCCACAGAAGACGAATTTACAAGTTTCGTGGGAAAAATAAAGAAACATTATGATGAGGATGAAAACTCGATCCAGAATGGGAAGATTGGTTTGACATCCATGCTCCAAAGCTG GATAACCAAGGCAAGAATGGGTGATCAACATTGGAGGCAAGTCCAAGAATCTCTAAGCGGATTACAAAAAAGACATATAGAATCTGTGGATTCCAAAATCAA GGGCGCCCTCGAAACCAACCAAACGGTTTACACTAGATTTTCATCCATGGCTTCGTCAACACTTGAAGAAGTAGATATTGCACAAAGTGGCTCTCTCACATCCATTGAAT ATCTATTGAGGTTTAATCATGAAGAAAATGAGGGGATAAATTCCCTAACAAGAATTTCTCGTGACGCTATGAAAGTTATGGAGACTGCTCATTCTGACAAAATAACCGAGATCACGAAAGACGTTGAAAAGTGCTTGATAAATGACTACAAA GTGGATGATTCTGTGTTCTCGACACCAAATATCTGTAAAAAGTCAAACAAAGTCAACACAGAAGAATTCAAAACTCCACCATTTGAGGTTTTGATGGATGCATTTAGAAAAGCCCAATCagaaaaacaagaaaatgggGATTTAAATGCAATTTCCATTGGAGCTACTAATGGAAGCTACTCAAGAGCATACTCAACATAG